From one uncultured Paludibacter sp. genomic stretch:
- a CDS encoding hypothetical protein (Evidence 5 : Unknown function): MSYFYWGIPGFVKNKKQVRDEEKSPKIFVKDEIKCRNRRTWLFIKI; this comes from the coding sequence ATGAGTTATTTTTACTGGGGAATACCGGGTTTTGTTAAGAATAAGAAACAAGTTCGGGATGAAGAAAAATCTCCAAAAATCTTTGTTAAAGATGAAATTAAGTGTCGGAATAGAAGAACTTGGCTATTCATAAAAATTTAA
- a CDS encoding Fructosamine kinase, translating to MKLIDYLSDKTGIKLTDIKPVSGGDISAAYQVKSADTSFFLKTNNKPFAKEMFSAEKTGLDTIEKTNSIAVPHVFLTDNFESQSFILMEFIESKRPNSIDLQTLGTQLAALHQCRNAEFGFETNNFIGSLPQSNIFHQNWSEFYWFERIFPQLKMAFDNHLLSKNESPSEEKAMKVFNEIFGEVKPSLLHGDLWGGNYLISTGGVPYLIDPATYYGHSMVDIAMTKLFGGFDSEFYNAYHEIIPKTENYDCQIELYQLYYLLIHLNIFGSGYYSGVKNILKRYFL from the coding sequence ATGAAACTCATTGATTATCTCTCAGATAAAACCGGAATAAAACTTACCGATATAAAACCTGTTTCGGGCGGTGATATTTCAGCGGCTTATCAAGTAAAATCTGCCGATACATCTTTTTTCCTGAAAACAAACAACAAACCTTTTGCTAAAGAAATGTTTTCGGCTGAAAAAACCGGATTGGATACCATAGAAAAAACCAACAGTATTGCCGTTCCACACGTTTTTCTTACAGATAATTTTGAAAGTCAATCATTTATTTTAATGGAATTTATCGAAAGTAAAAGACCTAATTCAATTGATTTACAGACACTTGGAACTCAGCTTGCTGCATTGCATCAATGCCGCAACGCAGAATTTGGATTTGAGACGAATAATTTTATCGGAAGTTTACCTCAAAGCAATATATTTCATCAAAATTGGTCTGAATTCTATTGGTTTGAACGGATTTTTCCTCAGTTGAAAATGGCATTTGACAATCATCTTTTATCTAAAAATGAATCGCCATCCGAAGAAAAAGCAATGAAAGTTTTCAATGAAATTTTTGGAGAAGTGAAACCTTCGTTGCTTCACGGAGATTTGTGGGGTGGAAACTATCTTATTTCTACCGGCGGCGTTCCTTACTTAATTGACCCCGCAACGTATTACGGACATTCAATGGTTGATATTGCAATGACAAAATTGTTTGGCGGTTTTGATTCCGAATTTTACAATGCTTATCATGAAATTATTCCTAAAACAGAAAATTATGACTGTCAAATTGAGTTATATCAACTTTATTATCTTCTTATACACCTCAATATTTTTGGCAGCGGATATTATTCGGGAGTAAAAAATATTTTGAAAAGATATTTTCTTTAG
- a CDS encoding conserved hypothetical protein (Evidence 4 : Unknown function but conserved in other organisms), which yields MLIYNTTYVVENKKINHWKKWIEEIHIPFMRKTGKFTSPQIAKLLFPENTETTSFSVQFKIRDLEMLGIWSELYAEALQNEISKKFGNDVLPFSTVMEVIEQ from the coding sequence ATGCTGATTTACAATACAACTTACGTGGTAGAAAATAAAAAAATTAACCATTGGAAAAAATGGATAGAAGAAATACATATTCCTTTTATGCGGAAAACGGGTAAATTTACTTCACCGCAAATAGCCAAACTTCTTTTCCCGGAAAATACGGAAACAACCTCTTTTTCAGTGCAGTTTAAAATCAGAGACTTGGAAATGCTTGGAATTTGGAGCGAATTATATGCGGAAGCTTTACAAAATGAGATTTCCAAAAAATTTGGAAACGATGTACTTCCTTTTTCTACCGTAATGGAAGTTATTGAACAATGA
- a CDS encoding conserved hypothetical protein (Evidence 4 : Unknown function but conserved in other organisms): protein MIIAVDFDGTIVTHEYPKIGKEIPFAISTLKKLQAEGHHQLILWSVREGVLLQEAVDYCRSRGLEFYAVNSNYPDAETGTIEKQARKLTVELFIDDRNLGGLPDWGVIYRMIMSGNPWEPMSADVMPDAQPPKKKGWFRR, encoded by the coding sequence ATGATAATAGCCGTAGATTTTGACGGAACCATCGTAACCCACGAATATCCCAAAATAGGAAAAGAAATTCCGTTTGCTATAAGTACGTTAAAAAAATTGCAAGCCGAAGGTCATCATCAATTAATTCTTTGGAGTGTGCGTGAAGGAGTTTTGCTGCAGGAGGCAGTAGATTATTGTCGTTCGCGTGGATTAGAATTCTATGCCGTAAATAGCAATTATCCCGATGCGGAAACAGGTACAATTGAAAAACAAGCACGTAAACTAACAGTCGAACTTTTTATTGACGACCGAAATTTAGGAGGACTACCCGATTGGGGCGTAATTTACCGTATGATTATGTCGGGAAATCCTTGGGAACCAATGTCGGCAGACGTAATGCCTGATGCACAACCTCCTAAAAAGAAAGGTTGGTTTAGAAGATAA
- a CDS encoding conserved hypothetical protein (Evidence 4 : Unknown function but conserved in other organisms), translating to MILEISSLSDILLESGVGIAVVFVALTLLVFAFLFSGRMSQNTLKKRSIKSGTPKEAITTLDTDKMAAISLALHLYMQEEMHDQESNVLTIKRIQRRYSPWSSKIYGLNNFQ from the coding sequence ATGATATTAGAAATTTCATCATTATCTGATATATTATTAGAATCAGGCGTAGGAATAGCTGTTGTTTTCGTTGCTTTAACGTTATTGGTTTTCGCATTTCTATTTAGTGGACGAATGAGTCAAAATACGCTAAAAAAACGTTCCATCAAATCCGGAACACCTAAAGAAGCCATAACTACATTAGACACGGATAAAATGGCAGCCATTTCATTAGCATTACACTTATATATGCAGGAAGAAATGCACGATCAAGAAAGCAATGTGCTGACTATCAAAAGAATTCAGAGACGATACTCGCCCTGGAGTTCAAAAATTTACGGATTAAATAATTTTCAATAA
- the recR gene encoding Recombination protein RecR, which produces MSHQQFSSSLLENAVNEFAKLPGIGRKTALRLVLHLLKQSENEVEVFGNAFIQLRKEIIYCKVCHNISDTEVCQICGNPSRDAETVCVVENIKDVISIENTQQYRGLYHVLGGIISPMDGIGPNDLEIESLVKRVEAGEIKEVILALSTTMEGDTTNFYIFRKLSPSGVKITTIARGVAVGDELEYADEITLGRSIVNRVEFTNSFK; this is translated from the coding sequence ATGAGCCACCAACAGTTTTCTTCTTCACTTTTGGAAAATGCAGTTAATGAGTTTGCAAAGCTACCCGGAATTGGACGTAAGACGGCTCTTCGTTTGGTGTTGCATTTGCTGAAACAATCGGAGAATGAAGTGGAAGTATTTGGAAATGCTTTTATTCAGTTGCGGAAAGAAATTATTTATTGCAAGGTCTGTCACAATATTTCGGATACCGAAGTATGTCAGATTTGTGGAAATCCGTCCCGTGACGCAGAAACGGTGTGTGTGGTAGAAAATATTAAAGACGTAATTTCCATTGAAAACACGCAACAATACAGAGGATTGTACCACGTATTAGGCGGTATTATTTCGCCGATGGACGGAATTGGACCCAATGATTTGGAAATAGAAAGTTTAGTAAAAAGGGTAGAAGCGGGAGAAATTAAAGAAGTAATTTTGGCGTTGAGCACCACAATGGAAGGCGATACTACGAATTTTTATATTTTCCGTAAACTTTCGCCGAGCGGTGTGAAAATAACCACCATTGCGCGCGGTGTGGCTGTAGGAGATGAACTGGAATATGCCGATGAAATTACGCTTGGACGCTCCATTGTAAACAGAGTAGAATTTACAAACTCATTTAAATAG
- the gcdB gene encoding Glutaconyl-CoA decarboxylase subunit beta: MKQQTSKKILLLCLLLVVFVFTSFGQTVAAQEETKSAFNSLRGFWANTGYANFEFKYLVMILVGILFIFLGIKKHWEPLLLVPIGFGILVGNIPFTEGYKIGIYEQGSVLNILYSGVITGWYPPLIFLGIGAMTDFSALISNPKLILLGAAAQIGIFLTFIGAYALGFTPQQAGAIGIIGGADGPTAIFLSSKLAPELIGAIAVAAYSYMALVPLIQPPVMNLLTTKEERKIRMKAPRQVSKTEKVIFPIVGLLLTTFISPSALPLLGMLFFGNLLKESGVTERLADTARYALINAVTILLGLTVGASTQADRFLTFNSLKIFFLGALSFVIATAGGVLFAKFMNLFLKGNNKLNPLIGAAGVSAVPDSARVAQDVGLQNDKNNHLLMHAMGPNVAGVIGSAVAAGIMLSMLG, encoded by the coding sequence ATGAAACAACAAACATCAAAGAAAATTCTATTGCTGTGTTTGCTTTTGGTTGTATTTGTTTTCACTTCTTTTGGACAAACAGTGGCAGCACAAGAAGAAACAAAAAGTGCATTTAACAGTTTGAGAGGATTTTGGGCTAATACAGGATATGCAAATTTTGAATTCAAATACCTTGTAATGATTTTAGTAGGTATTCTTTTCATTTTTCTCGGCATCAAAAAACACTGGGAACCGCTTCTTCTTGTTCCTATTGGTTTTGGTATATTAGTAGGTAATATCCCATTTACTGAAGGATATAAAATAGGTATATACGAACAAGGTTCAGTATTAAACATACTTTATTCGGGTGTAATTACAGGATGGTATCCTCCGCTTATCTTTTTAGGCATCGGAGCTATGACTGATTTTTCGGCTTTAATTTCTAATCCGAAATTAATTTTGTTAGGCGCCGCTGCGCAGATTGGTATATTTCTTACCTTTATTGGAGCTTATGCGTTAGGGTTTACTCCACAACAAGCCGGCGCTATCGGTATTATTGGTGGTGCAGATGGACCTACAGCAATTTTCCTTTCCTCGAAATTAGCCCCAGAATTGATTGGAGCTATTGCCGTAGCTGCATATTCTTATATGGCGCTTGTACCGTTGATTCAGCCGCCCGTGATGAATCTGCTTACTACAAAAGAAGAGCGTAAAATAAGAATGAAAGCGCCAAGACAAGTTTCAAAAACAGAAAAAGTAATTTTCCCCATTGTAGGACTATTGCTTACTACATTTATATCACCAAGCGCACTACCGTTGTTGGGAATGTTGTTTTTCGGAAATCTGTTGAAAGAGTCAGGCGTTACAGAACGATTGGCTGATACCGCAAGATATGCGTTAATTAATGCCGTTACAATCTTGTTAGGATTAACCGTTGGAGCATCAACACAAGCCGACCGTTTCTTGACTTTTAACTCATTGAAGATATTTTTCTTGGGAGCGCTGTCTTTTGTAATTGCTACTGCCGGAGGAGTTTTGTTTGCTAAATTTATGAATTTATTTCTCAAGGGAAACAACAAACTTAATCCTCTGATTGGAGCTGCCGGAGTTTCTGCAGTTCCCGATTCGGCGCGCGTGGCGCAAGATGTGGGATTACAAAATGATAAAAACAATCACTTGTTAATGCATGCAATGGGTCCAAACGTGGCAGGCGTTATCGGTTCTGCAGTTGCAGCCGGTATTATGCTGAGTATGCTTGGATAA
- a CDS encoding conserved hypothetical protein (Evidence 4 : Unknown function but conserved in other organisms): protein MKASHIEHLGIAVKSLDEAISFYTNILGTECYAIEEVTDQKVKTAFFKVGQTKIELLEATNEESPIAKFIEKKGEGIHHVAFAVEGLQEQLGVLELQGVQLIDKTPRKGAEGLNIAFLHPKSTFGVLMELCENPNQMGCL, encoded by the coding sequence ATGAAAGCATCTCATATTGAACATCTAGGCATTGCAGTAAAAAGCTTGGATGAAGCGATTTCATTTTACACAAACATTTTAGGCACCGAGTGCTACGCTATTGAAGAAGTTACCGACCAAAAAGTAAAAACAGCATTCTTCAAAGTTGGACAAACTAAAATAGAACTATTGGAAGCCACCAACGAAGAAAGTCCTATTGCAAAATTTATCGAAAAGAAGGGAGAAGGAATTCACCACGTAGCTTTTGCGGTGGAAGGATTGCAAGAACAACTCGGTGTGTTGGAACTTCAAGGCGTTCAACTTATTGATAAAACCCCGCGTAAAGGCGCCGAAGGACTAAATATTGCGTTTTTACATCCAAAATCAACTTTCGGAGTATTGATGGAACTATGTGAAAATCCAAATCAAATGGGTTGTTTATAA
- a CDS encoding Biotin/lipoyl attachment domain-containing protein, translating to MKKYKFTINGGDYEVVVKGIEDDIAELEVNGSSFSVKINQEDKKASKTPILVRKEVERKPGENKEKLSPVSTNVKPSSKVVKSPLPGSIIKIVANEGDVVKEGDILLVMESMKMENNILSERNGTIVKINVKVGQAVLQDETLFEMN from the coding sequence ATGAAAAAATATAAATTTACTATCAACGGCGGAGATTACGAGGTAGTAGTAAAAGGAATTGAAGACGATATTGCCGAACTTGAAGTGAATGGTTCTTCTTTTTCAGTAAAAATCAATCAAGAAGACAAAAAAGCATCCAAAACGCCTATTTTGGTTCGCAAGGAAGTAGAAAGAAAACCGGGTGAAAATAAAGAAAAACTTTCTCCGGTGTCTACCAATGTAAAACCAAGTTCGAAAGTTGTAAAATCGCCACTACCGGGAAGCATTATTAAAATAGTTGCAAACGAAGGCGATGTTGTAAAAGAAGGCGATATCCTTTTAGTAATGGAATCGATGAAAATGGAAAACAATATTCTCTCCGAAAGAAACGGAACAATCGTAAAAATAAATGTAAAGGTAGGTCAAGCAGTATTGCAAGATGAAACTTTATTTGAAATGAATTAA
- the pccB gene encoding Propionyl-CoA carboxylase beta chain: protein MKNQEKVQDLIEKRAQAKLGGGEKRIASQHAKGKMTARERIELLLDEGSFEEFDMFVTHRCNNFGLEKEKYMGDGVITGHGTIDGRIVFIYAQDFTVFGGSLSETMAQKICKVMDMAMKMGAPVIGVNDSGGARIQEGVTSLAGYAEIFERNILASGVIPQISAIFGPCAGGAVYSPALTDFILMTEQNSYMFVTGPKVVKSVTGEDISTEDLGGADVHAKKSGVTHFKVEDEQEGMMLIRKLLSYIPQNNLEEPPLYSTNDPIDRLEDSLNRIIPDNPNMPYDMKDIIHSIVDDGEFLEVHRHYARNIIVGFARFNGVSTGIIANQPNFLAGVLDCDASRKAARFVRFCDAFNIPILTLVDVPGFLPGSGQEYAGIIIHGAKLMFAYGEATVPKVTVTIRKSYGGAHDVMSCKQLRGDFNYAWPTAEIAVMGAAGAIEVLEGRAVSKIEDPEEKAKYITEKETEYKDKFANPYQAASYGYIDDIIEPRNTRFRVIRAFEALQTKKVVNPPRKHCNIPL from the coding sequence ATGAAAAATCAAGAAAAGGTACAAGACTTGATAGAAAAACGCGCGCAAGCAAAACTGGGTGGAGGAGAAAAACGCATTGCTTCTCAACATGCTAAAGGAAAAATGACCGCACGTGAACGTATTGAGTTATTACTCGACGAAGGCAGTTTTGAAGAATTTGATATGTTTGTAACACACCGTTGCAATAACTTTGGACTGGAAAAAGAAAAATATATGGGCGACGGCGTAATTACCGGACACGGAACTATCGACGGACGCATTGTATTTATTTACGCACAAGATTTTACTGTTTTCGGCGGCTCACTTTCAGAAACTATGGCGCAAAAAATTTGCAAAGTAATGGATATGGCAATGAAAATGGGGGCTCCGGTAATCGGAGTTAACGATTCGGGAGGCGCTCGTATTCAAGAAGGTGTTACTTCCCTTGCCGGATATGCCGAAATTTTTGAAAGAAACATATTAGCCTCAGGCGTTATACCACAAATCTCAGCCATTTTCGGTCCTTGTGCGGGAGGTGCTGTATATTCCCCTGCTCTTACCGATTTTATTTTGATGACCGAACAAAACAGCTATATGTTTGTAACCGGTCCAAAAGTTGTAAAATCCGTTACGGGCGAAGATATTTCTACTGAAGACCTTGGAGGAGCAGATGTTCACGCAAAAAAATCGGGTGTAACTCATTTCAAAGTAGAAGATGAACAAGAAGGAATGATGTTGATTCGTAAATTATTATCTTATATTCCTCAAAACAATTTAGAAGAACCGCCTTTATATTCCACAAACGACCCTATCGATAGATTGGAAGATTCATTAAACAGAATTATTCCTGATAATCCAAATATGCCTTACGATATGAAAGATATTATCCACAGCATTGTGGATGACGGAGAGTTTTTGGAAGTTCATCGCCATTATGCTCGTAACATTATCGTAGGTTTTGCCCGTTTCAATGGAGTTTCTACGGGTATTATTGCTAATCAGCCCAATTTCCTTGCAGGCGTACTCGATTGCGATGCTTCACGCAAAGCAGCCCGTTTTGTTCGTTTCTGCGATGCATTTAACATTCCAATTTTAACTTTGGTGGACGTTCCAGGATTTTTGCCGGGTTCAGGTCAGGAATATGCGGGAATTATTATTCACGGAGCAAAACTGATGTTTGCTTATGGCGAAGCTACTGTGCCTAAAGTTACGGTTACTATTCGTAAATCTTACGGTGGAGCACATGATGTAATGAGTTGTAAACAATTGAGAGGCGATTTTAACTACGCTTGGCCTACTGCTGAAATTGCCGTAATGGGCGCAGCAGGCGCGATAGAAGTGCTGGAAGGACGAGCTGTTTCAAAAATTGAAGATCCGGAAGAAAAAGCCAAATACATTACAGAAAAAGAAACCGAATACAAGGATAAATTTGCAAATCCGTATCAGGCAGCTTCTTATGGTTATATTGACGATATTATCGAACCGCGCAATACACGTTTCCGTGTAATTCGTGCTTTTGAAGCATTGCAAACTAAAAAAGTGGTTAATCCACCTCGTAAACATTGCAATATTCCGTTATAA
- a CDS encoding conserved membrane hypothetical protein (Evidence 4 : Unknown function but conserved in other organisms), whose translation MENTLRTINGVYYSIMMLAVLSAVIVFTLTFMNISTLNIAENSPVGRTFSSLLIIYILISIPLSMWLFYKNTKKWQQLPDKFTKFNAYKKASIIRLWIVGVGLIASVVLVYFMRSNNMMYCALISIIGLYFCKPTANKMIKELDLDEEDI comes from the coding sequence ATGGAAAATACATTAAGAACTATAAACGGAGTTTATTACTCAATTATGATGCTTGCAGTGCTTTCTGCGGTTATTGTTTTTACACTTACATTTATGAACATCAGCACATTAAATATTGCTGAAAACAGCCCTGTTGGAAGAACTTTTTCATCGCTGCTGATTATATATATTCTTATTTCTATTCCACTTTCGATGTGGCTTTTTTATAAGAATACAAAAAAATGGCAACAATTGCCGGATAAGTTTACAAAATTTAATGCTTATAAAAAAGCTTCCATTATTCGTTTATGGATTGTAGGCGTAGGTTTAATTGCAAGCGTGGTATTGGTGTATTTTATGCGTTCCAATAATATGATGTATTGTGCTTTAATATCTATTATTGGTTTGTATTTTTGTAAACCCACCGCCAATAAAATGATAAAAGAATTGGATTTGGACGAAGAAGATATTTAA
- a CDS encoding hypothetical protein (Evidence 5 : Unknown function) encodes MAHLLFSEIYIAKIGKKVDLFYSVSLLNKLMAKRLLFITFLTMK; translated from the coding sequence GTGGCTCATTTACTTTTTTCAGAAATTTATATTGCAAAGATAGGGAAAAAAGTTGATTTGTTTTACTCTGTTAGTTTATTGAATAAATTAATGGCAAAAAGATTATTATTTATAACATTTTTAACTATGAAATAA
- the ruvC gene encoding Crossover junction endodeoxyribonuclease RuvC produces the protein MTQEEIILGIDPGTTVMGYGVLRVRGNQAEMLAMGVLELKKYEEHYTKLQKIFSRTLSLIDEFHPSCLAIEAPFYGKNVQSMLKLGRAQGVAMSAALYRNIEISEYAPLKIKMAITGNGRAAKEQVADMLRRYLKIPEEKMLPHLDATDGLAAAYCHFLQMGKPSQQAEYKSWKDYINKNEGKIKSDSKSSK, from the coding sequence ATGACGCAGGAAGAAATTATATTAGGTATTGATCCCGGAACAACCGTGATGGGTTATGGTGTGCTCCGCGTAAGAGGAAATCAGGCGGAAATGCTTGCAATGGGCGTTCTGGAACTCAAAAAGTACGAGGAACATTATACCAAACTTCAAAAAATATTTTCCCGAACACTTTCTTTAATAGACGAATTTCATCCTTCTTGCCTTGCCATTGAAGCTCCTTTTTATGGGAAAAATGTGCAGTCCATGCTAAAATTAGGACGTGCGCAAGGAGTGGCAATGTCTGCAGCGTTGTATAGGAATATTGAAATTTCGGAATATGCGCCGCTCAAAATAAAAATGGCGATTACCGGAAACGGACGCGCCGCTAAAGAACAAGTGGCGGATATGCTTCGGCGTTATTTGAAAATTCCTGAGGAAAAAATGCTTCCTCATTTAGATGCCACAGATGGTTTGGCTGCAGCTTATTGTCATTTTCTCCAAATGGGAAAACCATCGCAGCAAGCAGAATATAAAAGTTGGAAAGATTATATAAATAAAAATGAAGGAAAAATAAAAAGCGATTCCAAATCCTCAAAATAG
- a CDS encoding conserved exported hypothetical protein (Evidence 4 : Unknown function but conserved in other organisms), whose protein sequence is MKKRVLISVSLLLIITQTFANDYESRAKAVRDSIWGWNMTMFNNRTVPTEFANESAIILADYEEINASGKSKLRFLSSLSVNKELYYTSTTRKMVKINDKAALERFSEFSFTESDKKIGYNTVNTMNTYLGARIIKPDGSIKEINVKEAVTVTENKKGTDNYKKLAIPDLQIGDILDYFIQEDYKLDAENVPQSLFVFSGRYPILNYKVHCEINKNLTVEYRSINGAPDFTKTVNEDITYLDAEKENIPKIEILYWTAFYRQLPMIRMNILNNASKVIYKPKSARTKGIYPNLNPDYVMTDYLNLTNDISIYYTVNGSSKTKKHIKNFRTKNPNASNKELADFIYNATKVEWMSYKPIPLLFFHVLNNLLSDNNIQSKIGFITSNTGARPNEIMSMDDLEPIISTVNGQFYTLPTIFSFAGEISTDAENEIAVTQPFKSSMFSTKNMFDFSKSSKEIVPATIAEQNKSKYNSEIGFIDINSQDVTLKLTQEHSGHMKYNGQQRILNFYDADRELRKSLDITTDYISDFGGSAKNKNELNIKLEERRKAQKDSIKSDLEDFHGSKIKEVSNYNILSQGVTNKDSTFKYEAIYTIEGLIKRAGNNIIFSAGKLIGEQLKVDDEDRNRTLDVYMPFARTLEYNILIYIPEGYKIESVDNFKVNIQNEYAAFTSEPVFENNKLIIRVKKSYLKSFIPIAEWNNMLQMLDAANVLFGQSIVLKKV, encoded by the coding sequence ATGAAAAAAAGAGTCCTCATCTCCGTATCCTTACTACTAATTATCACACAAACATTTGCCAATGATTATGAATCACGCGCCAAAGCTGTGCGTGATTCTATATGGGGTTGGAATATGACTATGTTTAACAACAGAACTGTTCCGACTGAGTTTGCCAATGAATCTGCCATTATTCTTGCCGATTATGAAGAAATAAACGCATCGGGAAAATCAAAACTACGTTTTCTGAGCAGTTTGAGCGTAAACAAAGAACTCTATTACACTAGTACTACACGGAAAATGGTAAAAATAAACGATAAAGCTGCTCTAGAAAGATTTTCGGAGTTTAGTTTTACGGAATCTGATAAAAAAATAGGTTACAATACCGTAAACACAATGAATACCTATTTAGGAGCGCGCATAATAAAACCTGATGGAAGCATTAAAGAAATAAATGTGAAAGAAGCTGTTACCGTTACCGAAAACAAAAAGGGAACTGATAATTATAAAAAATTAGCCATTCCCGACCTTCAAATAGGAGATATCTTAGACTATTTTATACAAGAAGATTATAAATTAGATGCGGAAAACGTGCCTCAATCATTGTTTGTTTTTTCGGGAAGATATCCAATTTTAAATTATAAAGTACATTGTGAAATAAATAAAAATCTTACAGTAGAATACAGATCTATTAACGGAGCGCCAGATTTCACAAAAACAGTGAATGAAGATATTACATATTTAGATGCGGAAAAAGAAAATATCCCCAAAATAGAAATACTCTATTGGACTGCTTTTTACCGCCAACTCCCAATGATAAGAATGAATATTCTTAATAATGCCTCTAAAGTAATTTATAAACCAAAATCCGCTCGTACTAAAGGAATTTATCCCAATTTAAATCCGGATTATGTTATGACAGATTATCTAAATCTTACAAACGATATTTCAATATATTATACTGTTAACGGGAGTAGTAAAACAAAAAAACATATCAAAAACTTTAGGACAAAAAATCCAAATGCCTCAAATAAGGAGCTGGCTGATTTTATTTACAATGCCACCAAAGTAGAGTGGATGAGTTATAAGCCAATCCCTCTTTTGTTTTTTCATGTGTTAAATAACTTATTATCTGATAACAACATTCAATCAAAAATTGGTTTCATTACTAGTAATACAGGAGCACGACCTAACGAAATAATGTCGATGGATGATTTAGAACCAATTATCTCGACTGTAAACGGACAATTTTACACATTACCTACTATATTTTCTTTTGCAGGAGAGATAAGCACCGACGCTGAAAACGAAATTGCTGTAACACAACCATTTAAATCTTCAATGTTTTCAACTAAAAATATGTTCGATTTCTCAAAATCAAGCAAAGAGATAGTTCCGGCAACCATAGCTGAACAAAACAAATCAAAATATAATTCTGAAATTGGATTTATAGATATAAATTCTCAGGATGTTACACTAAAATTAACCCAGGAACACTCCGGACATATGAAATATAACGGTCAGCAACGTATTTTAAACTTTTACGATGCCGATAGAGAACTGAGAAAATCATTGGATATAACGACAGATTATATCAGTGATTTTGGCGGCTCTGCCAAAAATAAAAACGAATTAAATATTAAACTTGAAGAAAGACGCAAAGCTCAAAAGGACTCAATAAAAAGTGATTTGGAAGATTTTCACGGTTCAAAAATAAAAGAAGTATCAAATTACAATATACTTTCGCAAGGAGTTACTAACAAAGACAGCACATTTAAATACGAAGCCATTTATACCATTGAAGGATTAATAAAACGAGCCGGAAATAACATTATTTTCAGTGCGGGAAAACTTATTGGTGAACAACTTAAAGTAGACGATGAAGATAGAAATCGCACTTTAGATGTGTATATGCCTTTTGCAAGAACACTTGAGTACAATATCCTTATTTATATTCCAGAAGGATATAAAATAGAATCTGTAGATAACTTCAAAGTAAATATACAAAATGAGTATGCCGCATTTACTTCCGAGCCAGTTTTTGAGAACAATAAACTTATTATTCGGGTTAAAAAATCATACCTAAAATCGTTTATTCCTATTGCCGAGTGGAATAATATGCTACAAATGTTAGACGCAGCCAATGTTCTTTTCGGACAATCCATTGTATTGAAAAAAGTTTAA